ATTCGCACCGGATTCCCTGGCCCATCACGGGTTGACTGGCGCGGACAGCCTAACAGCGCGGTGTTCGTCCATGAACCGGTCGAGTGAGGACACCAGCGAGAAAAGAGTCACATACCACAAGCGGTGCGACGTTCGAAGCGACCATTGTGTGATCGATGGAGAGTTCGCGGTACCGACGAACCCGAGGACCACGATCTCATGACTCGCCAAAGCCTTCCACATGTCCAACAATGGAGTGATGATTCGCGTCCATAACCCGCACCCGTGGCCCACTACGGAGCAGGAAGCCGTCGCGGTTCAGGAGCACCTGCGGTCCTTGGTCCGCGTCGACGGCGATCCCCAGGTCGTCCGCACCGCGGCGGGATTGGACGTGGCCTATCGCGAGGACACAAACGAACTCGTTGCAGCGGTCACGGTTCTTGACATGGAAACACTGGACGTCATGGACAGTGTGGTGGTGCGCGGGAAGCCGGAGTTTCGTTACGTACCGGGACTGTTCGCCTTCCGCGAGGCTCCACCGCTACTGGAAGCACTCACACGTCTGTCAGTCGAGCCGGACATCCTCGTCTGCGACGGTCAAGGACTGGCCCATCCTCGCCGCTTCGGGCTGGCTTGTCACATCGGCGTGCTGACCGACACTCCCAGCGTCGGCGTCGCCAAAACCGCGATGGGCCGGTACGAACCACCGGGAGAACAGCGAGGCGACTGGTCACCGCTCTACTGCGACTCCGAGATCGTCGGCCGAGCGCTACGGACACGACACGGCGTGAAACCGGTGTTCGTCTCGGTCGGCCACCACCTCACGCTCGACACCGCCTGCGAGCTGATACTGCGACTTGCACCGTTCTACCGTCTGCCCGAGACGACGCGCAGCGCTGACAGGTTGGGACGCTCCGCATCGACCTAAAAGTCATCCAGTGTCAATGTTCCATCATCATCCCACCGTCGTTGGCCCAGGTATCTTCCTGTATCACTGAACTGAGCTTCTCTTGCCAAATTTCCATTCTTATGCCACTCGACATGAGTTCCGATGGCCCGCCCTCTTGAATTATAACCTTCGGAACGTTTTGATCCGTCCGGGTACCATTCCTTCGTCGCCCCGTCCGGAACTCCGTCAACATAGCTCGTCAAAGCAACAAGAACACCGCCTCGCGTTTCCTCCACCACTTCTCCAGTAAAAGGAAAACCCTGATACAGAGCTGTTTCATCGAACCCAGATTCCACTTCGTCCTCAGTTATCCGAAACATTACCCCTCTTCCGAGTATACTCTTCAAGCGGAACAACATATTCACCGTTGGCTATGTTTTCAATTTTCCTGTCAGGATGATTCTTTCCGTGATTGAAACCACCCGCGGCCATATCAGAGGATTCCGGACTCATTGAGAGTATAGCATTGCAATTCGCACAACACGGAGCCAAGGATGCCGGCCAGTCCTTGAACGTGAACCGACTGTCGACGTAAATTCGTCCCATAATTTTCTTCATCTCCTCCTTGGTGTCAACCCCTCTGTCATTCAACAGCTTGTTCAACGCCTTCACCTCCGCGTGTCGAGTAGGTTCATCCTGCCAGGGGTACTCTCCCTTCTCAGAAATAATATTTCCATCAGAGTCATACTGATCGTATTCGCCGCGAATATCCTCCAAATGCCCCCGCAGTGCATGATTTAATTCCACATTGGGAATAGCACTGTCATTCTTCCCATTTACCGCCTCGTAGACACTACCAAATCCCCGGTCGATAATGACAGAATTGACACCTCCATTTTTTCCTCCCATTCTCTTCTGTGATACCGTGTTACCCTCCTGGTCGAGCGGGCGATGATTCTTAGCAGCATCCCGAATGAAGTCCGTTCGATCCTCGAGAGCCTGCCGAACATATGAGTTAATCGGCTCGCCATCGATCTTGACTATGAGTCCCTCCTCGTACTCGCACCGGTAAGGATCGATCGTTTCCAGTTCATGGGCGCGATCAAAATCGGTGTTGACCGGTTTTTCCGGATATTTCTCGCTTCCGAAAGCGGTCTGGCCATCGTCTCCCTGCTCGTTGCCGTCCTCGCCACGACTCCGAGCGTCCTCCGGCCTCTCGCCGGGGTCCGCGCCGTCCCGAGGGGGATGGAAGCCGTCCTCGCCGACCGGG
This genomic stretch from Actinopolyspora halophila DSM 43834 harbors:
- a CDS encoding endonuclease V, yielding MIRVHNPHPWPTTEQEAVAVQEHLRSLVRVDGDPQVVRTAAGLDVAYREDTNELVAAVTVLDMETLDVMDSVVVRGKPEFRYVPGLFAFREAPPLLEALTRLSVEPDILVCDGQGLAHPRRFGLACHIGVLTDTPSVGVAKTAMGRYEPPGEQRGDWSPLYCDSEIVGRALRTRHGVKPVFVSVGHHLTLDTACELILRLAPFYRLPETTRSADRLGRSAST